A window from Nitrospira sp. ND1 encodes these proteins:
- the lon gene encoding endopeptidase La gives MAEAVEQDFSSNQNLEPPDQLPLLPVRDIVVFPYMVLPLFVGREMSIKAIEAALAGNRMLFLATQKSLDVENPQPDDIHAVGTVGIIMRMLKLPDERIKILVQGLAKGRIEEYIQNDPYYSVRIEKLVETKQAGSTLETEAVMRTVKEQIEKIVSLGKVLIPDVMVVIENLEDPGRLADMVASNLGLKVDITQAVLEIVDPIQRLRQISEILSKEIDVLSMQQKIQAQAKGEMDKTQREYFLREQLKAIQKELGELDERAEEVAEFRKRIKDAKMPEKVLKETEKQLKRLEKMHPDTAESATVRTYLEWMVELPWNKKSKDNLDLKAAMKVLNEDHYDLEKVKERIVEYLAVRKLKEKMKGPILCFVGPPGVGKTSLGKSIARALGREFVRISLGGVRDEAEIRGHRRTYVGALPGRIIQGMKQAGTNNPVFMLDEVDKVGMDFRGDPSAALLEVLDPEQNSTFTDHYLGVPFDLTEVMFVTTANLMDPILPALRDRMEVIDIPGYTEEEKLGIAQKYLIPRQMNEHGITEKHIRVNEATIRHVISHYTREAGVRNLEREIANLMRKVAKKVAEGKSECHTIDQTNLNKFLGVAKFVPEAELEKDEIGVATGLAWTESGGDVLYIEATVMKGKGQLTLTGHLGDVMKESAQAALSYVRSREKTLGISPDIFAKNDIHIHVPAGATPKDGPSAGITMATAIASALAQIPVRRDLAMTGEITLRGRVLPIGGLKEKILAAKRAKLATVVLPKRNKKDLEEIPKHILKGIELIFVDTVDDVIKAALRRSSSRKPRASAPKTPVKKSARATTSKRTTGSPRKSLRLPTASPSLIL, from the coding sequence ATGGCTGAAGCAGTAGAACAAGACTTCTCAAGCAACCAGAACCTCGAACCGCCGGACCAGCTGCCCCTGCTGCCTGTCCGAGATATCGTCGTGTTTCCTTACATGGTGCTCCCGCTGTTTGTCGGACGCGAGATGTCGATCAAGGCGATCGAAGCCGCGCTCGCGGGCAACCGCATGTTGTTCCTCGCCACCCAGAAATCCCTGGATGTGGAAAACCCGCAACCGGACGACATTCACGCCGTCGGCACCGTGGGCATCATCATGCGGATGCTCAAGCTACCCGACGAGCGGATCAAGATTTTAGTCCAGGGACTCGCCAAGGGACGGATCGAAGAATACATCCAGAACGACCCCTATTATTCGGTTCGCATCGAGAAACTCGTCGAGACGAAGCAGGCCGGATCCACACTGGAGACCGAGGCCGTCATGCGCACGGTCAAGGAGCAGATCGAGAAGATCGTCAGCCTCGGCAAGGTGCTGATTCCCGACGTGATGGTGGTCATCGAAAATCTGGAAGACCCCGGCCGGCTCGCCGACATGGTGGCCTCCAATCTCGGACTGAAGGTCGACATCACGCAGGCCGTCCTGGAGATCGTGGACCCGATTCAGCGGCTGCGCCAGATCAGCGAAATTCTCTCCAAGGAAATCGATGTCCTCTCCATGCAGCAGAAGATCCAGGCGCAAGCCAAAGGGGAGATGGACAAGACCCAGCGCGAATACTTTCTGCGCGAGCAGTTGAAAGCCATCCAGAAAGAACTCGGCGAGTTGGACGAACGGGCGGAGGAAGTGGCGGAATTCCGCAAGCGCATCAAAGACGCCAAGATGCCCGAGAAGGTGCTCAAGGAAACCGAGAAGCAGCTCAAGCGGCTCGAAAAAATGCATCCGGACACGGCGGAGTCAGCCACGGTCCGGACCTATCTGGAATGGATGGTCGAGCTCCCGTGGAATAAAAAATCGAAAGACAATCTCGACCTGAAAGCCGCGATGAAGGTCCTGAACGAGGACCACTACGACTTGGAAAAGGTGAAAGAACGCATCGTCGAATACCTCGCCGTGCGCAAGCTCAAAGAGAAAATGAAGGGGCCCATCCTCTGTTTCGTGGGACCGCCCGGCGTCGGCAAAACCTCGCTCGGCAAATCCATCGCCCGCGCGCTCGGCCGCGAGTTCGTCCGGATCAGTCTGGGCGGAGTCCGCGACGAGGCCGAAATCCGCGGCCATCGCAGGACCTACGTCGGCGCACTGCCGGGACGTATTATCCAGGGCATGAAACAAGCCGGCACGAACAATCCCGTGTTCATGCTCGACGAGGTCGACAAAGTCGGCATGGATTTCCGCGGCGATCCTTCGGCCGCGCTGCTGGAAGTGCTGGATCCCGAACAAAACAGCACCTTCACCGATCACTATCTCGGGGTGCCCTTCGACCTGACCGAAGTCATGTTCGTCACGACGGCCAACCTCATGGATCCGATTCTGCCCGCGTTACGGGATCGCATGGAAGTCATCGACATCCCGGGATATACGGAAGAAGAGAAACTCGGGATCGCGCAGAAGTACTTAATTCCCAGACAGATGAACGAGCACGGCATTACCGAAAAACATATCCGCGTGAACGAGGCGACCATCCGCCACGTCATCTCGCACTACACGCGCGAGGCCGGAGTCCGGAACCTCGAACGGGAAATCGCCAACCTCATGCGGAAAGTGGCCAAGAAGGTGGCCGAGGGCAAATCCGAGTGTCACACCATCGACCAGACCAATTTGAACAAGTTTCTGGGTGTGGCGAAGTTCGTTCCCGAGGCGGAGCTTGAAAAAGACGAAATCGGCGTCGCCACAGGCCTTGCCTGGACGGAAAGCGGCGGCGACGTGCTGTATATCGAAGCGACCGTCATGAAGGGCAAGGGGCAACTCACCCTCACCGGGCATCTCGGCGACGTCATGAAAGAATCCGCGCAGGCCGCCCTGAGCTATGTCCGCTCGCGCGAGAAGACCCTGGGCATCAGCCCCGACATCTTCGCCAAGAACGACATTCACATTCACGTGCCTGCCGGCGCCACACCGAAAGACGGACCGTCTGCCGGCATCACCATGGCCACGGCCATCGCTTCGGCGCTGGCCCAGATCCCCGTACGGCGCGATCTCGCGATGACCGGAGAAATCACCCTGCGCGGGCGCGTCTTGCCGATCGGAGGCTTGAAGGAAAAAATCCTCGCGGCCAAACGGGCGAAACTCGCGACCGTCGTCCTTCCGAAGCGCAACAAGAAGGACCTGGAGGAAATTCCTAAACATATCCTCAAGGGCATCGAGTTGATCTTTGTCGATACGGTCGACGATGTCATCAAGGCGGCCCTGCGGCGATCATCGTCCCGCAAACCGCGCGCATCGGCCCCGAAGACTCCGGTCAAGAAATCGGCGCGCGCGACCACATCCAAGCGAACAACCGGCTCGCCCCGGAAAAGCCTCCGCCTTCCGACGGCTTCGCCATCGTTGATTCTCTAA
- the galU gene encoding UTP--glucose-1-phosphate uridylyltransferase GalU, producing MTRTDVRKAIIPAAGLGTRFLPATKASPKEMLPLVDKPLIQYVVEEAVASGIEDIIVITGRGKRAIEDHFDRSLELEENLKGSGKGQVLNQMRHISNLANFCYVRQPEAMGLGHAVLCAQHLIGDEPFAVILGDEIIDAAVPGLAQLIHIYKQRKGAVLGVQEVPPQEVSRYGIISARRLGKGLHRVDDLVEKPAPADAPSNLAVIGRYVLPPEIFPILRKTPPGKNGEIQLTDALRQLVKHTPMFAHEIEGQRHDAGDKLGFLIATVELALKNPSLGPAFGEFLQQRLRPTAADVRRRGPSRSGQGRTRTTS from the coding sequence ATGACGAGAACAGATGTACGTAAAGCTATTATTCCCGCTGCCGGACTGGGCACTCGCTTCCTTCCCGCCACCAAAGCCTCTCCCAAAGAGATGCTGCCGCTGGTCGACAAACCGCTGATTCAGTATGTCGTGGAGGAAGCCGTCGCATCCGGTATCGAAGACATCATCGTCATCACGGGCCGCGGCAAGCGCGCGATCGAAGACCACTTCGACCGCTCCCTGGAACTGGAAGAAAATCTCAAGGGCAGCGGCAAGGGGCAGGTGCTCAACCAGATGCGGCACATTTCGAATCTGGCGAACTTCTGTTACGTCCGCCAGCCGGAAGCCATGGGCCTCGGGCACGCCGTGCTCTGCGCCCAGCACCTGATCGGCGATGAGCCGTTCGCCGTCATTTTGGGCGATGAAATCATCGACGCGGCGGTCCCCGGCCTCGCGCAACTCATTCATATTTACAAGCAACGCAAAGGCGCCGTCTTAGGCGTACAGGAAGTTCCACCCCAAGAGGTGAGCCGATACGGCATCATCTCCGCCCGACGCCTGGGCAAGGGGCTGCACCGGGTCGATGACCTGGTCGAGAAACCCGCGCCCGCCGATGCGCCGTCGAATCTCGCCGTCATCGGCCGGTATGTCTTGCCGCCGGAGATCTTCCCGATCCTCCGCAAGACGCCTCCAGGTAAGAACGGAGAAATTCAGCTGACCGACGCCCTGCGGCAACTCGTCAAGCACACCCCGATGTTCGCCCACGAAATCGAGGGACAGCGGCACGATGCGGGCGACAAACTCGGATTCCTCATTGCCACCGTGGAATTGGCGCTCAAGAACCCATCTTTGGGACCTGCGTTCGGCGAGTTCCTACAACAACGACTCCGACCGACCGCCGCCGACGTGCGTCGCCGCGGCCCAAGCCGATCCGGCCAAGGTCGAACACGCACCACCAGCTAG